The following are from one region of the Stanieria sp. NIES-3757 genome:
- the psbA3_1 gene encoding photosystem II D1 protein: protein MTTTIRRPETSSVWERFCQWITSTNNRIYVGWFGVLMIPTLLTATTCFIIAFIAAPPVDIDGIREPVAGSLLYGNNIISGAVVPSSNAIGLHFYPIWEAASLDEWLYNGGPYQLVVFHFLIGIFCWMGRQWELSYRLGMRPWICVAYSAPVSAATAVFLIYPLGQGSFSDGMPLGISGTFNFMLVFQAEHNILMHPFHMLGVAGVFGGSLFSAMHGSLVTSSLVRETTETESLNYGYKFGQEEETYNIVAAHGYFGRLIFQYASFNNSRSLHFFLGAWPVIGIWFTAMGISTMAFNLNGFNFNQSIMDSQGHVVNTWADILNRANLGFEVMHERNAHNFPLDLASGDIAPVALTAPAING from the coding sequence ATGACAACTACTATACGCAGACCGGAGACTTCCAGTGTATGGGAAAGATTTTGTCAGTGGATCACTAGCACCAACAATCGTATTTATGTCGGTTGGTTCGGTGTACTGATGATCCCCACGCTCTTAACCGCAACTACTTGCTTCATCATTGCCTTCATCGCAGCTCCCCCAGTGGACATCGATGGCATCCGTGAGCCTGTAGCAGGTTCGTTACTCTACGGTAATAACATCATCTCTGGTGCAGTTGTACCTTCTTCTAACGCAATTGGTCTTCACTTCTACCCCATCTGGGAAGCAGCTTCCTTAGATGAGTGGTTATACAATGGTGGTCCTTACCAGTTAGTCGTATTCCACTTCCTGATTGGAATTTTCTGCTGGATGGGTCGTCAGTGGGAACTATCTTACCGCTTAGGTATGCGTCCTTGGATTTGTGTAGCATACAGTGCGCCAGTATCTGCTGCTACCGCAGTCTTCTTAATCTATCCTTTAGGACAAGGTTCTTTCTCTGATGGAATGCCTTTAGGAATCAGTGGTACCTTCAACTTCATGTTAGTGTTCCAAGCAGAACACAACATCTTAATGCACCCCTTCCACATGTTGGGTGTAGCTGGTGTATTCGGTGGTTCTTTATTCTCCGCCATGCACGGTTCTCTAGTAACCTCCTCTTTGGTTCGTGAAACCACTGAAACTGAATCTTTAAACTACGGTTACAAATTCGGTCAAGAAGAAGAAACTTACAACATCGTAGCTGCTCACGGTTACTTTGGACGTTTGATCTTCCAATACGCATCCTTCAACAACAGCCGTTCCTTGCACTTCTTCTTAGGTGCATGGCCTGTGATCGGAATCTGGTTTACTGCAATGGGTATCTCGACCATGGCATTCAACCTCAATGGATTCAACTTCAACCAATCGATCATGGATTCTCAAGGACACGTGGTCAATACTTGGGCAGACATTCTCAACCGTGCCAACCTCGGTTTTGAAGTAATGCACGAACGTAATGCTCACAACTTCCCCTTAGACTTAGCTAGTGGTGATATCGCTCCTGTAGCGTTAACTGCTCCTGCTATCAATGGCTAA
- a CDS encoding thioredoxin reductase, which produces MTNPTIENLVIIGSGPAGYTAAIYAARANLKPVMFEGLQAGGIPGGQLMTTTEVENFPGFPDGITGPQLMERMKGQAIRWGTECHTEDVVEVDLSKRPFTVRSSETEVKTHSIIIATGATAKRLNLPSENIYWNNGISACAICDGASPLFTGEELVVIGGGDSATEEAVYLTKYGSHVHLLVRKHELRASKAMQDRVLNNPKVTVHWNTEAIDVFGENGRMSGIRVRNNQTGVEQEIKAKGLFYAIGHNPNTSLFKGQLELDEVGYLVVKPGTVQTSVEGVYAAGDVQDHEYRQAITAAGTGCMAALSAERWLSEHNLITEYHQKFSGKGQEDNEVVETENQADTEETFALNATRHYGGYALRRLFHESDRVLMVKYVSPTCGPCKTLKPILDKLVEEYEGKIHFVEIDIVAEPEIAKMGQVIGTPTLQFFRNQELVQELKGVKQKSEYRQVIESYLPVRANASV; this is translated from the coding sequence ATGACAAATCCAACCATAGAAAATCTAGTAATTATTGGTTCAGGGCCTGCTGGTTACACTGCTGCTATTTATGCTGCGCGGGCAAATCTTAAACCAGTTATGTTTGAAGGTTTACAAGCAGGAGGAATTCCTGGTGGACAGTTAATGACTACTACCGAAGTAGAAAACTTTCCTGGTTTTCCTGATGGTATTACTGGCCCGCAATTAATGGAGAGAATGAAGGGACAGGCAATTAGATGGGGAACAGAATGCCATACAGAAGATGTAGTGGAAGTAGATTTAAGTAAGCGTCCCTTTACCGTTCGTTCGAGTGAAACAGAAGTAAAAACCCACAGTATTATTATTGCTACAGGTGCAACGGCAAAGCGTTTAAATCTACCTAGCGAAAATATTTATTGGAATAATGGAATTTCTGCCTGTGCTATTTGTGATGGTGCCAGTCCGCTATTTACTGGAGAAGAATTAGTAGTTATCGGTGGTGGAGATTCTGCTACGGAAGAAGCGGTTTATTTAACTAAATATGGTTCTCATGTCCATTTATTAGTTCGTAAACATGAACTGCGTGCGTCCAAAGCTATGCAAGATAGAGTTTTAAACAATCCTAAAGTTACCGTTCATTGGAATACGGAAGCCATCGATGTGTTTGGCGAAAATGGTCGCATGAGTGGAATTAGAGTCCGCAATAATCAAACTGGTGTAGAACAAGAGATAAAAGCCAAAGGTTTATTCTATGCCATTGGACATAATCCCAATACTTCTTTGTTTAAAGGACAGTTAGAACTAGATGAAGTTGGTTATCTGGTTGTCAAACCAGGGACAGTGCAGACTTCTGTAGAGGGAGTTTATGCAGCAGGAGATGTGCAAGACCATGAATACCGTCAAGCAATTACCGCAGCAGGGACGGGTTGTATGGCAGCTTTATCCGCAGAAAGATGGTTATCTGAACATAATTTGATTACAGAATATCATCAAAAATTTTCGGGGAAGGGTCAAGAAGACAATGAAGTAGTAGAAACAGAAAATCAAGCTGATACTGAAGAAACTTTCGCTCTCAATGCTACCCGTCACTACGGTGGTTATGCCTTAAGAAGATTATTCCATGAAAGCGATCGCGTTTTAATGGTTAAATATGTTTCTCCGACTTGTGGCCCTTGTAAAACTCTCAAGCCAATTTTAGATAAACTTGTTGAAGAATACGAAGGCAAGATTCATTTTGTCGAGATTGATATTGTTGCTGAACCAGAAATAGCCAAAATGGGGCAGGTAATTGGTACACCTACTCTTCAGTTTTTCCGCAATCAAGAATTAGTTCAAGAACTTAAAGGTGTAAAACAAAAGAGTGAATACCGTCAGGTAATAGAAAGCTATTTACCAGTAAGAGCTAATGCTTCGGTATAA
- a CDS encoding transcriptional regulator, LuxR family, translating to MISDKFDHPALLSSRELEILELVVSGLSNHKIAEKLDISKRTVDNHISNILKKTQTENRVELVRWALQWGKVCIDDVNCCSLPDSNQSKNRNEMVSEA from the coding sequence ATGATTAGTGACAAATTCGACCACCCTGCTCTACTATCTTCTCGTGAATTAGAAATTCTAGAATTAGTTGTTAGCGGTTTAAGCAATCATAAAATTGCTGAAAAATTGGATATTAGCAAACGAACTGTTGATAATCATATTAGTAATATTCTTAAAAAAACTCAAACAGAAAATCGCGTAGAATTAGTTCGTTGGGCTTTACAGTGGGGAAAAGTATGTATTGATGATGTCAACTGCTGTTCCTTGCCTGACTCTAATCAGTCAAAAAACCGCAATGAAATGGTATCAGAAGCTTAA
- a CDS encoding WD40 domain protein beta Propeller → MKWYQKLKQPIVIVTVLGIGITIGLGSCNQANYITPPTQNLGASLNTTATEQEPHFSYDGRYLVFESDRYAPWLPSDRNSQRSIYLYDLQSRRLISLPGLNQQGSMQFQADISADGRYIVYVSEQLGKPDIFLYDRFALKSENITRNFLGEVRNPTISGNGRFIAFEGNRSGQWDLEIYDRGLGTELSLPTTVPNNSDTPQPNN, encoded by the coding sequence ATGAAATGGTATCAGAAGCTTAAGCAACCAATTGTTATAGTTACTGTATTAGGTATCGGTATAACCATAGGACTAGGCAGTTGTAATCAAGCTAACTACATTACACCGCCTACTCAAAATTTAGGTGCTTCATTAAATACGACAGCAACTGAACAAGAACCTCATTTTTCCTATGATGGTCGTTATCTAGTGTTTGAGAGCGATCGCTATGCTCCTTGGTTACCTTCAGACCGTAATTCTCAACGTAGTATATATCTTTACGATCTACAAAGCCGTCGTTTAATATCTCTTCCTGGACTTAATCAGCAAGGAAGTATGCAGTTTCAGGCGGATATTAGTGCTGATGGTCGTTACATAGTCTATGTTTCAGAACAATTGGGTAAACCAGATATTTTTCTTTACGACCGCTTTGCTTTGAAATCTGAAAATATTACTCGTAATTTTTTAGGAGAAGTACGTAACCCCACGATTAGTGGAAATGGTCGTTTTATTGCTTTTGAAGGTAATCGTTCGGGACAATGGGATCTAGAAATTTATGACCGGGGTTTAGGAACAGAGTTATCTTTACCTACAACTGTTCCAAATAATTCTGATACACCACAACCCAATAATTAA